A genomic segment from Candidatus Omnitrophota bacterium encodes:
- a CDS encoding TIGR00730 family Rossman fold protein, with amino-acid sequence MSKAKKINQVEDNFTKDDTWRVFKIMSEFVEGFEVLSSVGKAVSIFGGSRIKHHDKYYKLAQDTAYLLAKEGYAIITGSGPGIMEAGNKGAKLAKGKSIGLNIQIPTEQKPNKYVDTLLDYHYFFVRKVMFVKYAKAFVIMPGGYGTLDELFESLNLIQTGRIGKFPVILMGKEYWKGMLEWMHGTLLKHGAIIKEDLGIFKVTDNPKEVVQIIKKFYS; translated from the coding sequence ATGAGTAAAGCCAAAAAGATTAATCAGGTTGAGGATAATTTTACTAAAGATGATACTTGGAGAGTGTTTAAGATTATGTCGGAATTTGTCGAGGGTTTTGAGGTTCTTTCTTCTGTGGGCAAGGCTGTTTCAATCTTCGGCGGCAGCAGAATTAAGCACCACGATAAATATTACAAGTTAGCTCAGGATACAGCTTATCTTTTGGCTAAAGAAGGCTATGCGATTATTACAGGAAGCGGCCCAGGGATTATGGAGGCAGGTAACAAAGGAGCAAAGCTTGCCAAGGGTAAGTCTATCGGATTAAATATCCAGATACCTACCGAGCAAAAGCCAAACAAATACGTAGATACATTATTAGATTATCATTATTTCTTTGTGCGCAAGGTTATGTTTGTAAAATATGCCAAGGCGTTTGTGATTATGCCCGGAGGATATGGGACATTGGATGAATTATTTGAGTCGTTAAATTTAATCCAGACCGGCCGCATTGGGAAATTTCCGGTTATCCTGATGGGTAAGGAATATTGGAAAGGAATGCTTGAGTGGATGCATGGCACTCTTTTAAAGCACGGCGCAATAATAAAAGAAGATTTGGGGATTTTTAAAGTAACGGATAATCCGAAGGAAGTTGTGCAGATAATTAAAAAGTTCTATTCATAA
- the purQ gene encoding phosphoribosylformylglycinamidine synthase I, which yields MSTPKVCVLRTAGTNCDKETAFAFQKAGAETELVHVNYLISKEKNLSDYQILALPGGFSYGDDIASGKVLANELRTKLSEPLKKFIQDGKLIIGICNGFQVLVKSGFLPGNDELKQDTSLIINDSGKFEDRWVYLRAQDTRHKCVWAKNIPEVIYLPVAHGEGKFVTKDKAVLEKLKNNGQVVFQYCNEKGNFSGYPENPNGSVDNISGICDETGRILGLMPHPERHIDSKQHPRWTAVKANKEADGLQIFRNGVEYFKT from the coding sequence ATGTCAACACCAAAAGTTTGCGTATTAAGGACTGCAGGGACAAATTGCGATAAGGAAACTGCTTTTGCTTTTCAAAAGGCAGGAGCGGAAACGGAATTGGTGCATGTAAATTATCTTATATCAAAAGAAAAAAATCTTTCGGATTACCAGATTCTGGCTTTGCCCGGAGGGTTTAGTTATGGCGATGACATTGCTTCGGGAAAAGTCTTGGCAAATGAACTAAGGACAAAATTATCGGAACCTTTAAAGAAATTTATCCAAGACGGAAAACTGATTATTGGAATTTGTAATGGTTTTCAGGTTTTGGTTAAAAGCGGGTTTTTGCCCGGGAATGATGAATTAAAACAAGATACAAGTTTAATCATTAATGATTCGGGTAAATTTGAAGACCGTTGGGTATATTTAAGGGCACAAGACACAAGGCACAAGTGTGTATGGGCAAAAAATATACCGGAGGTAATTTATCTTCCGGTTGCTCATGGAGAAGGAAAGTTTGTTACAAAAGATAAGGCGGTTTTAGAAAAATTAAAGAATAACGGGCAGGTGGTTTTCCAATATTGTAATGAAAAAGGAAATTTTTCAGGATATCCTGAAAACCCCAATGGTTCGGTAGATAATATCTCCGGAATTTGTGATGAAACAGGAAGAATCTTAGGGCTTATGCCGCATCCAGAAAGGCACATTGATTCTAAACAGCATCCGAGATGGACGGCAGTAAAAGCGAATAAAGAGGCAGATGGGTTACAGATTTTTAGAAATGGTGTTGAATATTTTAAAACTTAA
- a CDS encoding amidophosphoribosyltransferase produces MSGIFGVVSKGNCMEDLFYGTDYHSHLGSQFAGLAVMGDELVRKIHDIRGSQFKAKFFEDYLKMSGNKGIGVISAKDEQPIVINSKFGPFAIITNGYIDNARELTDELFKQGKSFSEVTDGGVNQTELVAKLIICGKDIVGGIELMFSKIKGACSLLLLNKDGIYIARDKCGNTPLVIGQYKDAWAVTSETSAFSNLGFEIKKYVGPGEIIFLDESGMKTEKKSNKCSQICSFLWIYTGFPASSYEGINVEVVRERCGKCLAKGDNVKVDIVAGIPDSGTTHAIGYSMESRVPYRRPLVKYTPGFDRSYIPASQERRDLVARMKLLPVADIIKDKKIVFCDDSIVRGTQLKNYTIQKLKECGIKEIHFRIACPPLMFPCKFNFSTRTLNELAARRAIKAIEGKELNDPSPYLDEKSAKHKKMVDWIANDMGVTTLKYQKLDDMVNAIGLPKKDLCLYCWTGKEPSERE; encoded by the coding sequence ATGAGCGGCATCTTTGGAGTTGTTTCTAAGGGAAATTGTATGGAAGATTTGTTTTACGGGACTGATTACCACTCGCATTTAGGTTCCCAATTCGCAGGGCTTGCTGTAATGGGAGATGAATTAGTGCGTAAGATTCATGATATAAGAGGGAGCCAGTTTAAGGCAAAGTTTTTTGAAGATTATCTAAAAATGTCTGGCAATAAAGGGATAGGCGTAATAAGCGCGAAAGATGAACAGCCGATTGTAATAAATTCTAAATTCGGCCCTTTCGCGATTATTACAAATGGATATATTGATAACGCGCGTGAGTTGACAGATGAGTTATTTAAGCAAGGTAAATCTTTTAGTGAGGTTACCGACGGCGGAGTAAATCAGACAGAATTAGTTGCTAAGCTTATTATCTGTGGAAAAGATATTGTTGGCGGCATAGAACTTATGTTTTCAAAAATTAAAGGAGCCTGTTCTTTGCTTTTGTTGAACAAAGACGGAATTTATATCGCCCGTGACAAGTGCGGGAATACTCCTTTGGTAATCGGCCAGTATAAAGATGCCTGGGCAGTTACTTCCGAGACATCGGCTTTTAGTAATTTAGGTTTTGAGATAAAAAAATACGTCGGCCCGGGTGAAATAATTTTTCTGGATGAGTCTGGGATGAAGACTGAGAAGAAAAGCAATAAGTGTAGTCAAATTTGTTCATTCTTGTGGATTTATACCGGATTTCCCGCTTCTTCTTATGAGGGGATAAATGTAGAAGTGGTTAGGGAAAGATGCGGAAAGTGCCTGGCAAAAGGGGATAATGTAAAAGTTGATATTGTCGCCGGCATTCCGGATTCAGGAACAACTCATGCGATTGGTTATTCTATGGAATCAAGAGTTCCTTATAGAAGGCCGTTAGTTAAATATACTCCGGGTTTTGACCGCAGCTATATCCCTGCGTCTCAAGAAAGGCGCGATTTGGTTGCCAGGATGAAATTGTTGCCGGTTGCTGATATTATTAAAGATAAGAAAATTGTTTTTTGTGATGATTCAATAGTAAGAGGGACGCAGCTAAAGAATTACACAATTCAAAAGCTAAAAGAATGCGGGATAAAAGAAATACATTTCAGGATTGCCTGCCCTCCTTTAATGTTCCCCTGCAAGTTTAATTTTTCAACCCGTACTTTAAATGAATTGGCAGCCCGTCGGGCGATAAAGGCAATTGAAGGGAAGGAATTAAATGATCCTAGCCCGTATTTAGATGAGAAATCAGCAAAACACAAGAAGATGGTGGATTGGATTGCCAATGATATGGGAGTTACCACTTTAAAATACCAGAAATTGGATGATATGGTTAATGCAATTGGCCTGCCTAAGAAAGATTTGTGCCTATATTGCTGGACCGGCAAAGAGCCAAGCGAAAGAGAGTAG
- the purF gene encoding amidophosphoribosyltransferase produces the protein MKNKKYVRQDLDNSPHEYCGLFGIYNHKQASWLTYLGLYAQQHRGQEACGIVSNNKGVLSIHKNMGLVSDVFNEEVLNRLKGDMAVGHVRYSTTGSSVLKNAQPLLIDYAKGSICIAHNGNLINSLSLRQYLEKHGSIFQTTTDSELIIHLMAKARSRDLEESLIYALRRIRGAYSLVMMNNDNLIGVRDPLGFRPLVLGKLGNSLCLASETSALDLIGANLVREIEPGEIVFINKKGLKSVKPKEFHREGKHAFCSFEHIYFSRPDSIVFGETVHTVRRKLGAQLAKEYPIEADFVVPVPDSGFSAAMGYSQESGIPLEMGIIRNHYVGRTFIQPAQDTRDLGVKVKFNILKDVLKGKRIIVVDDSIVRGTTSKIRVRNLRKAGVKEVHLMISCPAHKFPCFYGIDFHRSNELIANRYESIEKIRQYLEVDTLGYLSLEGMLSCFKCPKNSYCTACWTGKYPLIAEKKHSKFSLELRCCGQGELNV, from the coding sequence ATGAAGAATAAAAAATATGTGAGGCAGGATTTAGATAATTCACCGCATGAGTATTGTGGTTTATTCGGAATTTATAATCATAAACAGGCAAGCTGGCTTACCTATCTTGGTTTGTATGCTCAGCAGCATAGAGGCCAGGAAGCATGCGGGATTGTCTCAAATAATAAGGGAGTTTTGTCAATCCATAAGAATATGGGTTTAGTCAGCGACGTATTTAATGAAGAAGTTTTGAATAGATTAAAAGGGGACATGGCTGTTGGGCATGTTCGGTATTCTACGACCGGCTCAAGTGTTTTAAAGAATGCCCAGCCTTTATTAATTGATTACGCAAAAGGCTCAATTTGTATTGCGCATAACGGGAATTTGATTAACTCGCTTTCTTTGCGCCAATATCTGGAAAAACACGGTTCAATCTTCCAGACAACTACAGATTCTGAATTGATTATCCATCTAATGGCAAAGGCGCGTTCGCGCGATTTAGAGGAAAGTTTAATCTATGCTTTAAGAAGGATAAGGGGCGCATATTCTTTGGTGATGATGAATAATGATAATTTAATCGGCGTGCGCGATCCTCTGGGTTTTCGTCCGTTGGTTTTAGGTAAGCTGGGTAATTCTCTTTGTCTTGCTTCAGAAACAAGCGCGCTTGATTTAATTGGTGCAAATTTAGTGCGCGAGATTGAGCCTGGAGAAATCGTCTTTATAAATAAGAAGGGTTTAAAATCAGTTAAGCCGAAAGAGTTCCACCGGGAAGGAAAACACGCATTTTGTTCATTTGAGCATATTTATTTTTCCCGTCCGGATTCAATTGTGTTTGGCGAGACAGTGCATACTGTAAGAAGAAAGCTGGGTGCACAGCTTGCTAAAGAATATCCAATAGAGGCTGATTTTGTTGTTCCAGTGCCAGATTCCGGATTTTCCGCTGCAATGGGATATTCGCAGGAGTCCGGCATTCCTTTGGAAATGGGGATTATCAGGAATCATTATGTGGGCAGGACATTTATCCAACCAGCGCAGGACACAAGAGACTTGGGTGTAAAGGTAAAATTTAATATTTTAAAGGATGTCTTAAAAGGCAAAAGAATAATTGTTGTTGATGATTCAATTGTAAGGGGGACAACTTCAAAGATCCGTGTGCGCAATTTACGTAAAGCTGGAGTTAAAGAAGTGCATCTTATGATTTCCTGCCCTGCGCATAAATTCCCATGTTTTTACGGGATTGACTTTCATCGCTCAAATGAATTAATCGCAAATAGGTATGAGTCAATTGAAAAAATCCGCCAGTATTTAGAGGTTGATACTTTGGGATATTTAAGCCTTGAGGGTATGCTTAGTTGTTTTAAATGCCCGAAAAATAGCTATTGCACTGCTTGCTGGACGGGAAAATATCCGTTAATTGCTGAAAAGAAGCATAGTAAATTTTCGCTTGAGCTGCGTTGCTGCGGGCAAGGCGAATTAAATGTATAA
- the purM gene encoding phosphoribosylformylglycinamidine cyclo-ligase, with translation MKKLTYKDSGVDIKKASEFKKNIKALVRSSFNSGVLKDIGGFGSFFALDSKKYKEPVLVSSTDGVGTKLKIALLANKHDSVGIDLVGMNVNDILCTGAEPLFFLDYIASAKLKPNVLLQVVKGINIGCIQSGCALVGGETAEMPGMYKPGEYDLAGFCVGAVDKSKAIDGKDIEVGNLVIGLESNGIHSNGYSLVRKVFSEKEQVRMSKELLRPTRIYVKPVLDLIKALGSGEKGAIKGIAHITGGAFYDKIARILPDNMNVRIKKNSWPVQKIFQLMQNKGNIDDKEMFHTFNMGIGMVLMVPAGNAAKVIENLANSGLRSWVIGEVIKGRKEVEIV, from the coding sequence ATGAAAAAATTAACTTATAAAGATTCCGGGGTTGATATTAAGAAGGCAAGCGAGTTTAAAAAAAATATTAAGGCTTTAGTGCGGTCTTCTTTTAATAGCGGGGTTTTAAAAGATATCGGTGGGTTTGGAAGCTTCTTTGCGCTGGACTCAAAGAAATATAAAGAGCCGGTATTGGTTTCCTCAACCGACGGGGTGGGGACAAAACTTAAAATAGCTTTACTTGCCAATAAGCATGATTCTGTCGGGATTGATTTGGTGGGGATGAATGTAAATGATATTTTATGCACGGGTGCCGAACCGCTTTTTTTCCTTGATTATATTGCCTCTGCAAAATTAAAACCGAATGTTTTACTCCAGGTGGTCAAAGGGATTAATATTGGATGCATCCAGTCAGGCTGTGCTTTGGTCGGTGGTGAAACTGCAGAGATGCCGGGGATGTATAAACCCGGAGAATATGACTTAGCGGGATTTTGCGTTGGAGCTGTAGATAAAAGTAAGGCAATTGACGGCAAAGATATTGAAGTTGGGAATTTAGTTATCGGCCTTGAGTCAAACGGGATTCATTCCAACGGTTATTCTTTGGTAAGAAAAGTTTTTTCTGAAAAAGAGCAGGTCCGTATGAGTAAGGAATTGCTTAGGCCGACACGGATTTATGTAAAGCCGGTTTTAGATTTAATCAAAGCTTTAGGTTCCGGTGAAAAAGGCGCAATTAAAGGGATTGCGCATATTACAGGCGGGGCTTTTTACGACAAGATTGCAAGGATATTGCCGGATAATATGAATGTCAGGATTAAGAAAAACTCCTGGCCGGTCCAGAAAATCTTTCAATTAATGCAGAATAAAGGGAATATTGATGATAAGGAAATGTTCCATACTTTTAATATGGGCATTGGCATGGTTTTAATGGTTCCTGCCGGAAACGCTGCAAAGGTAATTGAGAATTTAGCAAATTCCGGATTAAGAAGCTGGGTTATTGGTGAAGTTATAAAGGGTCGTAAGGAAGTTGAGATTGTTTGA
- a CDS encoding SPFH/Band 7/PHB domain protein, translating to MNWMYLGITIAIVLFLSGIRIVRPTHRGLIERFGKYSRFANPGFNWIFPVIENIYQVNITEQMVDAEPQEIITNDNLNAKVDAQVYFKVTPEELKVKNAIYNVNNYQYQIVNLARTTLRNIIGTLTLKSANSERGKINAELHRTLMEETASWGIEIVRTELKEIDPPKDVQETMNKVVKAENEKIAAVDFATATETAADGQKRAEIKKAEGIKQARILQAEGEAEAIKLVNEAAEHYFVGNAQVLRKLEAVEHALANNAKIVVPSNTELVNVIGEMAGFLPLKRDTKEDSKK from the coding sequence ATGAATTGGATGTATCTTGGAATAACTATAGCAATAGTTTTGTTTTTATCAGGAATTAGAATCGTTCGTCCTACACACAGAGGCCTTATTGAGAGGTTTGGAAAGTATAGCCGTTTTGCCAATCCGGGTTTTAATTGGATTTTTCCGGTAATTGAGAATATATATCAGGTAAATATTACCGAGCAGATGGTCGATGCTGAGCCGCAGGAAATTATCACTAACGATAATCTTAATGCAAAGGTAGATGCGCAGGTTTATTTTAAGGTTACTCCTGAAGAACTGAAAGTAAAGAATGCAATATATAATGTAAATAATTATCAATATCAGATTGTAAATCTCGCACGGACTACACTGAGAAATATTATCGGTACCTTGACTTTAAAGTCAGCAAATAGTGAGCGTGGCAAGATCAACGCGGAATTACATAGAACGCTGATGGAAGAAACTGCAAGCTGGGGGATTGAAATTGTAAGAACCGAATTAAAAGAAATTGACCCGCCCAAAGATGTTCAGGAAACCATGAATAAGGTTGTTAAGGCAGAGAATGAAAAGATTGCTGCTGTTGATTTTGCAACAGCTACAGAAACCGCTGCTGATGGGCAGAAGAGAGCAGAGATTAAGAAAGCAGAAGGTATTAAACAGGCAAGAATTTTGCAGGCAGAAGGTGAAGCTGAGGCAATTAAGCTTGTAAACGAAGCAGCAGAACATTATTTTGTAGGAAACGCGCAAGTATTAAGAAAGCTTGAAGCAGTTGAACATGCGCTTGCAAATAATGCGAAAATAGTTGTTCCTTCTAACACAGAATTAGTAAATGTAATTGGTGAAATGGCAGGCTTCCTGCCGCTTAAGAGAGATACAAAGGAAGATTCAAAGAAATAA
- the purD gene encoding phosphoribosylamine--glycine ligase, with protein MKILVIGSGGREHALVWKIAQSHLAKKIFCAPGNGGIAEIAECIDIKADDIQRLLEFARKEKIDLTVVGPEAALAQGIVDEFIKYKLRIFGPSKAASQMEGSKVFSKELMKKYDVPTADFKIFDNPNEAYKYIEEIGVPCVIKADGLAQGKGVVVAKSIEEAKKAVEAILVEKIFGAAGNKIIIEDCLIGEEASILVITDGKNVIPLASAQDHKRIFDYDEGPNTGGMGAYSPAPVVTGELLHEIMEKVIHRTIDGLAREGIVYKGVLYAGIMITKDGPKTLEFNVRFGDPETQAILPRLKTDLLEVMLAVSEDKLSTILKRGGLSWHEQAAVCVVLASGGYPGKYDAGKEIFGLGEAGKLKDIVVFHAGTKKLQVASFKSQTKIITSGGRVLGVTGLGNTIKEAIDKTYQAVEKIKFEGMHYRKDIGRKACGGTNE; from the coding sequence ATGAAAATTTTAGTCATTGGTTCTGGGGGAAGGGAGCATGCGCTGGTGTGGAAGATAGCCCAGTCGCATCTTGCTAAAAAGATATTCTGTGCTCCGGGAAATGGCGGAATTGCTGAAATTGCCGAATGCATAGATATAAAAGCAGATGATATCCAGAGGCTTTTAGAGTTTGCGCGTAAAGAAAAAATTGACCTTACAGTTGTTGGCCCGGAAGCTGCCCTTGCCCAAGGCATAGTTGATGAATTCATTAAATATAAATTAAGAATATTTGGGCCATCAAAAGCTGCTTCTCAAATGGAAGGCAGCAAAGTTTTTTCCAAAGAATTAATGAAGAAGTATGATGTGCCGACAGCTGACTTTAAAATATTTGATAATCCGAATGAAGCTTATAAATATATTGAGGAAATCGGTGTTCCTTGTGTAATCAAGGCAGATGGCTTGGCGCAGGGAAAAGGTGTAGTGGTTGCTAAGTCGATTGAAGAGGCAAAAAAAGCAGTTGAGGCAATTTTAGTTGAGAAAATCTTTGGGGCAGCCGGGAATAAAATTATAATTGAAGATTGCCTAATTGGCGAGGAAGCCTCAATTTTAGTTATAACAGACGGCAAAAACGTAATTCCGCTTGCCTCAGCCCAGGACCACAAAAGAATTTTTGATTATGATGAAGGGCCAAATACAGGCGGCATGGGCGCATATTCACCTGCTCCGGTTGTAACAGGTGAATTATTGCATGAAATAATGGAAAAAGTAATACATCGCACGATAGATGGCCTTGCTAGAGAAGGCATAGTATACAAAGGAGTTTTGTACGCGGGAATTATGATTACCAAAGATGGGCCTAAGACATTAGAGTTTAATGTGCGTTTTGGAGACCCGGAAACACAGGCAATATTACCCAGATTAAAAACAGATCTTTTAGAAGTAATGCTCGCAGTCTCAGAAGATAAACTTAGCACTATATTAAAAAGAGGCGGTTTGTCATGGCATGAGCAAGCTGCGGTTTGCGTTGTTTTAGCTTCCGGAGGCTATCCGGGTAAATATGATGCAGGAAAAGAAATTTTCGGCTTAGGCGAAGCAGGAAAATTAAAAGATATCGTGGTTTTTCATGCTGGAACTAAAAAGTTGCAAGTTGCAAGTTTCAAGTCTCAAACAAAAATTATTACAAGTGGCGGACGAGTTTTAGGAGTAACCGGATTAGGAAATACTATAAAAGAAGCAATTGATAAAACTTATCAGGCGGTAGAAAAGATAAAATTTGAAGGAATGCATTATAGGAAAGATATCGGTAGAAAAGCATGTGGAGGAACAAATGAATAA
- the purE gene encoding 5-(carboxyamino)imidazole ribonucleotide mutase, giving the protein MNKISIIMGSQSDLETVQEGINILKEFKASFEVKVLSAHRTPKELASYVESASKSGVKVFIAAAGGAAALAGVVAAHTTLPVIGIPIETSSLKGLDSLLSTVQMPAGIPVASMAIGKAGAKNAALFAIEILGINDKKLNSKLIVYKKAMRAKINSIRIKA; this is encoded by the coding sequence ATGAATAAAATTAGCATAATTATGGGTAGTCAGTCAGATTTAGAAACAGTGCAAGAGGGAATTAATATTTTGAAAGAATTTAAAGCTAGCTTTGAAGTAAAAGTGTTATCCGCGCACAGAACGCCTAAAGAATTAGCTTCTTATGTAGAATCTGCATCAAAAAGCGGAGTAAAAGTTTTTATCGCCGCTGCTGGCGGAGCTGCTGCATTAGCCGGAGTAGTTGCAGCTCACACTACACTTCCAGTTATCGGAATCCCTATTGAAACTTCAAGCCTTAAGGGTTTGGATTCTTTGTTATCAACGGTTCAGATGCCTGCAGGAATTCCTGTTGCCTCAATGGCTATTGGAAAAGCAGGTGCAAAGAACGCAGCGCTATTTGCTATAGAAATCTTAGGCATCAATGATAAAAAGCTTAATTCCAAGCTAATTGTTTACAAAAAAGCCATGCGGGCTAAGATAAACAGTATTCGTATAAAAGCATAA
- a CDS encoding L-threonylcarbamoyladenylate synthase has translation MNKTKIVKVDPVNPEEYIIKEASTVINSGGLVIIPTETVYGIAASMLNKKALDRLYEIKKRPKDKPFSVIIGDKLKIEEFSRSVPISAYKLVDKFWPGPLTIILKSKDKGTIGIRMPDNEIALKIISSSSVPIACPSANLSGLEAPIDFQGAIKDLSGKVDLAIDGGKAKIGKESSIVDFSVTPPKVVRVGAIAEDIINLELNKKTVLFVCTGNSCRSVMAEALLRKIMREKGRSDVEVLSAGIMILGGLSATEHTCDILLREKMDVSEHHSQRATKEMVKKSDLILVMERRHEEKILQIAPEVKNRVFLLKEFAKIDDSDLNIIDPIGKSREFYEGTYEVIKEAVQRVSNLI, from the coding sequence ATGAATAAAACAAAGATAGTTAAGGTTGATCCGGTTAATCCGGAAGAGTACATTATCAAAGAAGCTTCAACTGTGATAAACAGCGGTGGGCTTGTAATTATTCCGACTGAAACGGTTTACGGAATTGCCGCGAGCATGCTTAATAAAAAAGCGTTAGACAGGCTTTATGAGATTAAGAAACGGCCCAAGGATAAGCCGTTTTCAGTGATAATAGGTGATAAACTAAAGATTGAAGAGTTCTCAAGGTCAGTTCCCATAAGTGCGTATAAACTTGTTGATAAGTTCTGGCCCGGGCCTTTAACAATCATATTGAAGTCAAAAGACAAAGGGACAATCGGTATCAGGATGCCTGATAATGAAATAGCGCTTAAGATTATTTCTTCTTCAAGCGTGCCGATAGCTTGTCCTTCGGCAAATCTCTCCGGGTTAGAAGCGCCGATAGATTTTCAAGGCGCTATAAAAGATTTATCCGGAAAAGTTGACTTGGCGATTGATGGAGGTAAGGCGAAGATCGGTAAAGAGTCAAGTATTGTAGATTTTAGCGTTACTCCTCCTAAAGTTGTAAGGGTAGGGGCAATTGCGGAAGATATAATCAACCTTGAACTTAACAAAAAGACAGTTCTTTTTGTCTGCACGGGGAATTCCTGCCGTTCAGTAATGGCTGAAGCGCTTTTGCGCAAGATTATGAGAGAAAAAGGCAGGAGCGATGTTGAAGTCTTATCCGCCGGGATCATGATTTTGGGAGGGTTGTCAGCTACTGAACACACCTGCGATATACTATTAAGGGAAAAAATGGATGTTTCGGAGCATCATTCGCAGAGGGCAACCAAAGAAATGGTCAAGAAGTCAGACCTTATTTTAGTTATGGAGAGAAGGCATGAAGAAAAGATCCTGCAAATTGCGCCTGAAGTAAAAAACAGGGTGTTTTTGTTAAAGGAATTTGCTAAAATAGATGATAGTGATTTGAATATTATAGATCCGATTGGCAAGTCACGGGAATTTTACGAGGGAACATACGAAGTAATCAAAGAAGCTGTGCAAAGAGTAAGTAATTTAATTTGA
- the rpiB gene encoding ribose 5-phosphate isomerase B, whose protein sequence is MESILIASDHAGFGLKEKIRLYLEKKGFKAKDLGTYSEDRCDYPEFACNLAKAISEKKFKRGILICKSGIGNSIVANRFPGVRAALCYNKLSAQLSREHNDSNVLVLGAGFTSVEMAKKIVEVWLASKFQGGRHKRRLNQIKKIEKDIKKWNL, encoded by the coding sequence ATGGAATCAATACTTATTGCGTCTGACCACGCAGGATTTGGTTTAAAGGAAAAAATAAGGCTTTATTTAGAGAAAAAAGGTTTTAAAGCAAAAGATTTAGGTACATATTCGGAAGATAGGTGTGATTACCCGGAATTTGCCTGTAATTTGGCCAAGGCAATTTCCGAAAAGAAATTTAAACGGGGAATATTGATTTGTAAAAGCGGCATCGGCAATTCAATTGTTGCGAATAGATTCCCCGGCGTGCGCGCGGCATTGTGCTACAATAAATTATCAGCCCAGCTTTCCCGCGAGCATAATGATAGCAATGTGTTAGTTTTGGGGGCAGGTTTTACCAGCGTTGAGATGGCGAAGAAAATTGTAGAGGTTTGGTTGGCCAGTAAATTTCAGGGCGGCAGGCATAAAAGGCGCCTTAACCAGATTAAAAAAATAGAAAAGGATATAAAGAAATGGAATCTCTAA